ACTGTGAGTGACAAACACAGCAGTTTAGTAGATTAAAGGCTAATAGCATAATGAATGCAAGACAAGGCTGCACATCAAACGTTCAGCTGCAGGGTTTACACTTTCTCTCTGAGCTATGAGTAGCAAGAGCCTTGAAAGAATTGATAAAAGCCGACAGATAAGCTGAAAATAGGATGTGATGTTATTATGAGCTAATCATCAGATTCCTGTCTCTTTGTCCGCAGGTGTTCTAGCATTCCTAGCACTGCCAGTAGGACTGGTGTCATCAGCACAGGAGCTGTACTTCATACAGACATCCCAGGACTCTGTCTCCATGGCAGTCACCCACAGCAGCCCCCTGTCTGCCCCAAAACCTGACCCCTTGGACTGGCATCAAGAAGGCTCCAGTAGTGGGGAATGGACATCCAAAGGAGGCACTCAACCATCAAGCATCATTCTCCCCACTGCCATAGTCCAACCTTTGGCCTTGCTTCACACAACCCAAAGTTCTGGTCCTGCTCATGTTGATCCTCCCATTGATGAATCGAATATAGTCACCCCTAACACTGTGAGCACTGACAGTCTTGTGGTTCAGCCCCTGGAGCTTGGCTATGATATTGTAAACCAAGGCAAAATGCACAAATTGGTCAAAGCCCTTCAAGTCCAAAGGCCAGTAACTGTCAGCACTAATCAGGCCAGCACCAGCATCCCAGAATTTCTCAGCACAGCAGCTCCAAACTTAAATGTGAAATCTACTCCTGGAGGGCCTCCAGACCCCCTTCCTCTTAtgtccagctctgcatcagacAGAGGAGACACACTCAAAGTAGAACCACAGAGGTTGAGCTTGGACGCACCTTCTATACCCGGTCGTCAGTATGTTCCCAGATCCTCCCTGTCACCCTTTTCCTCTTCTGCAAATGATGCTGACCCCATACTACGCCCGAATCTCAGGGAGCACGCTGGGGGTACTGCACACCATGCAATCACCCTGAGGGAGGTGCATGCAGGGAACGAGCGCCCCACTGACATGCTGGTGGTGGAGACAGAGGCTCCAGTCCATAGCCCACCAGAGAATCTAACTTCCACTGCATCCACACCAGCCCTGGATCTCAGCATCAAGAATTCAACAATCACCCCAAACAACCAAACTTCACCCAACGAGACCACCACTAAGATGGAGGGTCAAGTTGTAATAGGAAACACCACAGACAATGCCCCTCTGGGACGCGGGTTGGGGAATGTAACTACTTATGGTGGGCTGTTCTCCAATGACAGCTCAGTTGAGGAGATGCCCGCTCAGGGGAACAGCTCAGAGTCCCCTTCCACAGCCAGTGGGAATTTCCTAAACAGACAGGTTCCCGCCACAACCCAAGACCCCTGTATGCCTTGCAACAGCTCAGGCCCGACTGTGGACTCCCGCCTGACAATCTGCCTGAGCAGGATGGACGTTGTGTGGATCGTGTTGGCCATCACTGTGACTGTGTCCTCGTGTTGTAAGTAATAGCCCTGGTGACACCCAGAAGTTTGTTAGTCAGCTTTTGAAGAACTTGTTAGCTGATTTTGTTACCTTCAATATTTCCCTTGCCACTAGTtttcatgctaagctaattgGCTGTTAGCTGTAGCTTTATGTCCTAAAAAAGAGTCAGTGTTATCATTTATCTCATCTACCTCCTGGGGAAACTTTTACTCTGGGTCAATAGAAagttattttgaaatataaaaagtcaCAATTTACTCTCATTATGCTCGCACTTCTCTTCATCTTTCCTGGTTAGCGCTTGCTTAATTTTTTCAGGAATGCCTTTTGACAGCCTCCAGACTGCCTTCAGGCCAGGATCCTGTTGCATTAAAATCAAGAGGGAGCGATAGCATATTAGTAGCCAGGGAGACAAAGTGTCTTTCATCGAGAAGTGGAGCTCCTTAGgcaaaactgattttttttgtgtaatggTCTGTTGGAGATGGAGAAATAAGGATTTCTTGCTCTGCTATAATAAATAACTGTCTTGTATTTTCCTTAAAGTTTGTTTCTGAGTGACTTAAAGCTTTGTTACTTAGAAAAGCtcaaagttacaacaaggtacACCACCAGTAGCAGATTCAAGCCGTATTTCCTTTCAACCACAATCTCTTCCAGCAGTGTACGCTGTGGAGAAACATGACAGCTTCTCCCTGAGCATCAGTGTGGGCACTTTCAGAGGTGTTATTTgaagcagcagctcctccagcctCTGTGCTAaccctcattttccccttcCTNNNNNNNNNNNNNNNNNNNNNNNNNNNNNNNNNNNNNNNNNNNNNNNNNNNNNNNNNNNNNNNNNNNNNNNNNNNNNNNNNNNNNNNNNNNNNNNNNNNNNNNNNNNNNNNNNNNNNNNNNNNNNNNNNNNNNNNNNNNNNNNNNNNNNNNNNNNNNNNNNNNNNNNNNNNNNNNNNNNNNNNNNNNNNNNNNNNNNNNNaaagcagtatagataacgGATGGATGGGGTAATTTACCCGAGGAAGTGttttaacagtatttacatatttacagtgTGCATAGattgatacatttaaatattatgtTCATTCACAGTCTTTATCTTGATCCTTTTCCTCAGACAAAAAGGAGGGTTCTGCAAATCTCAAATAATCTTAGTTCTGTtattataacaaaaaaacagacaaaataggGATTAAGTTCATATGTTTATAATCTGACCATTTAATGCCACTACAGCGCCATCTGGTGGGCATTTATTCAGACAGCAATGTCTAGTACTTAGTCTAACTCCTCTCTTCCATTCATATATTTTGGATTGATCATTGCTTTGTtctgtcttcatgtttttaatgttctctTCGGTTACCATTTCACCGTGCGTCTCCTTTCTTTTAATTCTCT
This is a stretch of genomic DNA from Labrus bergylta chromosome 20, fLabBer1.1, whole genome shotgun sequence. It encodes these proteins:
- the tmem108 gene encoding LOW QUALITY PROTEIN: transmembrane protein 108 (The sequence of the model RefSeq protein was modified relative to this genomic sequence to represent the inferred CDS: inserted 1 base in 1 codon); this translates as MKTSLQVLRCQLLSVLAFLALPVGLVSSAQELYFIQTSQDSVSMAVTHSSPLSAPKPDPLDWHQEGSSSGEWTSKGGTQPSSIILPTAIVQPLALLHTTQSSGPAHVDPPIDESNIVTPNTVSTDSLVVQPLELGYDIVNQGKMHKLVKALQVQRPVTVSTNQASTSIPEFLSTAAPNLNVKSTPGGPPDPLPLMSSSASDRGDTLKVEPQRLSLDAPSIPGRQYVPRSSLSPFSSSANDADPILRPNLREHAGGTAHHAITLREVHAGNERPTDMLVVETEAPVHSPPENLTSTASTPALDLSIKNSTITPNNQTSPNETTTKMEGQVVIGNTTDNAPLGRGLGNVTTYGGLFSNDSSVEEMPAQGNSSESPSTASGNFLNRQVPATTQDPCMPCNSSGPTVDSRLTICLSRMDVVWIVLAITVTVSSCSVYAVEKHDSFSLSISEHDTCLPPNGDYSGSSMVLVXPFCQETLFINRDKASAI